In a genomic window of Oreochromis aureus strain Israel breed Guangdong linkage group 13, ZZ_aureus, whole genome shotgun sequence:
- the LOC120443333 gene encoding homeobox protein SEBOX-like, whose protein sequence is WNNLLSLLCTDDAIPVSSGNGSSRTASRRKRTSFSKEHVELLRATFETDPYPGITIRESLSQTTGLPESRIQVWFQNRRARTLKSKGSSKAQWQSQSPAQCPQACRHTQAFAPQMQQVLNNGQFPPAFNATGAYGQCGVSYGIQPGGSMGSNPSSNLWEYMPQPGCQNSTGVPAWRQPSVEMVSYNSSSSQAASMHPSSDIHELLQIFKADTPDSGYFNSSRESSPTGCLEVPTPQMRSIGETVAALEDGRDAGHPPVVQHSSLPVLSLQDIMWELNEEWLGGNGLDNGVTGEEPPYF, encoded by the exons TGGAACAATCTGCTTTCTCTTCTTTGCACAGATGACGCCATTCCTGTGTCCTCCGGCAACGGCTCCTCTCGCACCGCCAGTCGCAGGAAGAGGACCAGCTTCTCCAAAGAACACGTGGAGCTGCTGCGCGCCACCTTCGAGACTGACCCATACCCTGGAATCACCATCAGAGAGAGCCTGTCCCAGACCACAGGCCTGCCCGAGTCCCGCATCCAG GTGTGGTTTCAGAACCGAAGAGCTCGCACCCTAAAATCAAAAGGATCCAGCAAAGCCCAGTGGCAGTCTCAGAGCCCAGCGCAGTGTCCACAGGCTTGCCGCCACACACAGGCCTTTGCACCTCAAatgcagcaggtgttaaacaatGGACAGTTTCCTCCTGCCTTCAATGCCACCGGAGCGTATGGACAGTGTGGAGTCTCCTATGGGATTCAACCAGGAGGCTCAATGGGCAGTAACCCCAGCTCAAACCTGTGGGAGTACATGCCTCAGCCAGGCTGCCAAAACTCCACTGGGGTGCCTGCGTGGCGTCAGCCTTCCGTGGAGATGGTAAGCTACAACTCAAGCTCCAGCCAGGCAGCCTCCATGCACCCTAGTTCAGACATACACGAGCTCCTTCAAATATTCAAAGCAGACACTCCTGATTCTGGATACTTCAACAGCAGCCGAGAGAGCAGCCCAACGGGTTGTCTGGAAGTTCCGACCCCACAGATGAGGAGTATTGGGGAGACTGTAGCAGCTCTTGAGGACGGCAGGGATGCAGGACATCCGCCAGTGGTCCAGCATAGCTCACTGCCAGTGCTGTCATTGCAAGATATTATGTGGGAGCTGAATGAGGAATGGCTGGGAGGAAATGGACTGGACAACGGAGTCACTGGAGAGGAGCCCCCTTACTTCTGA